From Streptomyces yatensis, one genomic window encodes:
- a CDS encoding DUF72 domain-containing protein, which produces MGEILVGTCSWTDRALVSSGWYPPGLRDAEGRLRHYAARFPVVEVDATYYSLRSARNSALWTERTPDGFRFDVKAFSLLTGHPTTPKALPADLRPALAGRRGARPRPATIDPGLLDEVWQRFSGALEPLKKAGRLGTLLFQFPPWFAPDDTQAKPFLAQCAQRTADWPVAVEFRHPAWWQEDERAETEALLKDWDMSAVAVDMTQKLPASIPPITPVTSPRLAVARFHGRNDAWGTGTKEERFRHTYATDELTEWIPRLRGMAERADEVHVLFNNCCADAAVRAAESMRQLLGAPVGPG; this is translated from the coding sequence ATGGGCGAGATTCTGGTCGGCACCTGTTCATGGACGGACCGCGCGCTGGTGTCCAGCGGCTGGTACCCGCCGGGGCTGCGCGACGCGGAGGGAAGACTGCGGCACTACGCCGCCCGGTTCCCGGTGGTGGAGGTCGACGCCACGTACTACTCCCTGCGCAGCGCCCGTAACAGCGCCCTGTGGACCGAGCGCACCCCGGACGGATTCCGCTTCGACGTCAAGGCGTTCTCCCTGCTCACCGGGCACCCGACGACCCCCAAGGCCCTGCCCGCCGACCTGCGCCCCGCACTGGCCGGACGAAGGGGTGCACGCCCGAGGCCCGCAACCATCGATCCGGGGCTGCTCGACGAGGTATGGCAGCGCTTCAGCGGAGCGCTCGAACCACTGAAGAAGGCTGGGCGCCTGGGCACCCTTCTCTTCCAATTCCCACCCTGGTTCGCCCCGGACGACACACAGGCAAAGCCGTTCCTCGCCCAATGCGCCCAGCGCACGGCGGACTGGCCCGTCGCTGTGGAGTTCCGTCACCCCGCCTGGTGGCAGGAGGACGAGCGCGCCGAGACCGAGGCGTTGCTCAAGGACTGGGACATGTCTGCCGTTGCCGTGGACATGACCCAGAAGCTGCCCGCCTCCATACCCCCGATCACTCCGGTCACCTCACCCCGCCTCGCGGTGGCCCGCTTCCACGGCCGTAACGACGCCTGGGGCACGGGGACCAAGGAGGAGCGGTTTCGCCACACCTACGCCACGGACGAACTGACGGAGTGGATCCCGCGTCTCCGCGGAATGGCCGAACGGGCCGACGAGGTCCACGTCCTGTTCAACAACTGCTGCGCCGACGCGGCCGTCCGCGCCGCGGAGTCGATGCGGCAGCTGCTCGGCGCACCCGTGGGCCCGGGGTGA